The following proteins come from a genomic window of Pseudomonas sp. WJP1:
- the tam gene encoding trans-aconitate 2-methyltransferase, protein MSWSAKQYVAFEDERTRPARDLLAAIPAGTVRSAIDIGCGPGNSTELLVERFADATVRGLDSSTDMIEAARKRLPQVRFDVADIDTWNDSGPFDVIFANAVLQWVPDHATLLPALVSKLVPGGSLAIQMPDNLNQPSHRLMREVAADGPWAGKLAEVAGQRTEMADASVYYSMLKACCTRVDVWRTTYYHPLAGGASGVVEWFKGSGLRPFLEPLDEAERVQFLKQYQAAIEQAYPALADGSVLLPFPRLFLVATR, encoded by the coding sequence ATGAGTTGGTCCGCCAAACAATACGTCGCTTTTGAAGATGAACGCACCCGCCCAGCCCGCGACCTGCTGGCCGCCATACCCGCCGGGACAGTGCGCTCGGCCATCGACATCGGTTGCGGTCCGGGTAACTCGACCGAGTTGCTGGTGGAACGTTTTGCCGACGCAACCGTACGTGGGCTGGACAGTTCGACCGACATGATCGAGGCCGCGCGCAAGCGCCTGCCGCAGGTGCGCTTCGATGTCGCTGACATAGACACCTGGAATGACAGTGGCCCGTTCGACGTGATTTTTGCCAACGCGGTGCTGCAATGGGTACCCGATCACGCAACGTTGCTGCCGGCGCTGGTGAGCAAACTCGTGCCCGGTGGCAGCCTGGCGATCCAGATGCCGGACAACCTCAACCAACCTTCGCACCGCTTGATGCGCGAAGTGGCGGCTGACGGTCCCTGGGCGGGCAAGCTTGCCGAAGTCGCCGGACAGAGGACGGAAATGGCCGATGCCAGCGTTTATTACTCGATGTTGAAAGCCTGTTGCACCCGCGTCGATGTATGGCGCACCACTTATTATCATCCGCTGGCGGGCGGCGCGTCGGGTGTGGTGGAGTGGTTCAAGGGCAGCGGGTTGCGGCCGTTCCTCGAACCGTTGGATGAGGCTGAACGCGTGCAGTTTCTGAAGCAATATCAGGCTGCAATTGAACAAGCCTATCCGGCATTGGCCGATGGCTCGGTATTGCTACCGTTCCCGCGTTTGTTTCTTGTGGCGACGCGCTGA
- a CDS encoding class I SAM-dependent methyltransferase, producing MTQNIYDNPDFFQGYSQMARSINGLDAAPEWPALKAMLSPMQGLKVVDLGCGYGWFCRWASEQGAHSVLGLDVSQKMLDRAGSTTSATNIRYERADLEQLNLPASSFDLAYSSLALHYIKDLPGLFATIHAALKPGSLFVFSIEHPIFMAPRNPGWTTDAEGRKSWPVDSYQLEGERVTNWLADGVIKQHRTVGTLFNSLIGAGFSIRHVNEWGPTDAEVQAQPALAEERERPMMMLVGVQR from the coding sequence ATGACCCAAAACATCTACGACAACCCCGATTTCTTCCAGGGCTACAGTCAAATGGCCCGCTCCATCAACGGCCTGGATGCCGCACCGGAATGGCCTGCGCTGAAGGCGATGTTGTCGCCGATGCAAGGCTTGAAGGTGGTGGACCTCGGTTGCGGTTACGGCTGGTTTTGCCGTTGGGCCAGTGAGCAAGGTGCCCACAGCGTGCTGGGCCTGGACGTTTCGCAGAAAATGCTTGATCGGGCTGGCAGCACAACGTCCGCCACCAATATCCGCTACGAACGCGCAGACCTCGAACAGCTCAATCTACCGGCAAGCAGTTTCGACCTGGCCTACAGCTCTCTTGCGCTGCATTACATCAAGGACTTGCCGGGGCTGTTCGCGACTATCCACGCAGCGCTCAAACCTGGCTCGCTGTTTGTGTTTTCCATCGAGCACCCGATTTTCATGGCGCCGCGCAATCCCGGCTGGACCACCGATGCCGAGGGCCGCAAGAGCTGGCCGGTGGATAGCTATCAACTGGAAGGTGAGCGCGTAACCAACTGGCTGGCGGACGGCGTGATCAAGCAGCACCGTACCGTTGGCACGTTATTCAACAGTCTGATTGGCGCCGGTTTCAGCATCCGGCATGTCAATGAATGGGGACCGACGGACGCCGAGGTCCAAGCGCAACCGGCATTGGCCGAAGAGCGGGAACGGCCGATGATGATGTTGGTCGGTGTTCAGCGCTGA
- a CDS encoding ABC transporter substrate-binding protein: protein MSQSKLKLMCARILTSAVMGLSTLPAFAEGDKPDSVKIGITTFMSGSASVFGMPAKAAAELYIEELNAAGGIDGVKVDPIYVDEGVGGDRLLSEYRRVVQEQGAKVMIASISSGNCNTLAPVAEDLKVVNILWDCGTEKALEGHSYKYVFRTQANAVTEMVASVLYLLKVKPDFKTIAVVNQDYAWGRDSWEIFSAVLKQLKPDVKVVAELFPKFGASDFSAEVSRLQVLRPDVVLTTSWGGDLDTFIRQASQRGLLKSSQFFLALGETSLERLGNTLPDGVLIGARGDHYFLNPQYATDARHQAFVAKYHERTGSYPIYSVYHMVQALDGMKAAYLKAIKANGGKWPNEEQLADAFKGLEFRGLTSEIRIRPEDGQGLESQLFGVTATSPDYKFKVLKDIVIVPADKVTTPPGEKSPDWVKTVTPALLDQVQPVGAAK, encoded by the coding sequence ATGTCCCAATCAAAACTCAAGTTGATGTGCGCGCGGATCCTCACCAGTGCTGTGATGGGTCTTTCTACGCTGCCAGCGTTCGCCGAGGGCGATAAGCCCGACTCCGTCAAAATTGGTATCACCACATTCATGTCAGGCTCGGCCTCGGTGTTTGGAATGCCGGCAAAGGCCGCTGCGGAGCTCTATATAGAAGAGCTCAATGCAGCTGGCGGCATTGATGGGGTCAAGGTTGACCCTATCTACGTGGATGAGGGGGTGGGTGGCGATAGGCTGTTATCCGAGTACCGACGGGTAGTACAAGAGCAGGGAGCGAAGGTGATGATCGCCTCAATCTCCAGCGGCAACTGCAACACGCTTGCGCCTGTAGCTGAAGATCTTAAAGTCGTGAATATCCTCTGGGACTGTGGGACGGAGAAAGCGCTGGAGGGGCATTCGTATAAGTACGTTTTTCGCACCCAGGCGAACGCGGTCACAGAGATGGTTGCCAGCGTTCTCTACCTGCTCAAGGTTAAACCTGACTTCAAAACCATTGCAGTCGTAAACCAGGATTACGCTTGGGGCCGAGACTCGTGGGAAATTTTCAGTGCTGTACTTAAGCAACTCAAGCCAGATGTAAAGGTGGTTGCCGAGCTGTTCCCAAAATTTGGAGCTTCGGATTTTTCCGCCGAGGTCAGTAGGCTTCAAGTTCTGCGTCCTGATGTCGTGCTGACCACATCTTGGGGAGGGGATCTAGACACCTTCATCCGCCAAGCCAGTCAGCGTGGGCTACTCAAATCATCACAGTTTTTTCTCGCTCTTGGTGAAACCTCGCTTGAGCGGCTCGGTAACACGCTGCCGGATGGCGTGCTTATCGGTGCACGCGGTGATCACTACTTCCTGAATCCCCAATACGCCACAGATGCCCGCCATCAAGCGTTTGTCGCCAAATACCATGAGCGTACCGGCAGCTATCCGATCTACTCGGTGTACCACATGGTGCAAGCGCTTGATGGTATGAAGGCCGCCTACTTGAAAGCGATCAAAGCTAATGGCGGAAAATGGCCCAACGAGGAGCAATTGGCCGACGCCTTCAAAGGGCTGGAATTCCGAGGCCTGACTAGCGAGATCCGGATCCGCCCGGAGGATGGTCAAGGCCTTGAATCACAACTGTTCGGTGTGACCGCCACAAGCCCCGATTACAAGTTCAAGGTTTTAAAGGACATTGTCATTGTTCCGGCAGACAAGGTGACTACCCCACCAGGCGAGAAATCCCCAGATTGGGTCAAGACCGTTACCCCTGCGCTACTTGATCAGGTTCAACCTGTGGGTGCAGCAAAATGA